A single Venturia canescens isolate UGA chromosome 1, ASM1945775v1, whole genome shotgun sequence DNA region contains:
- the LOC122419374 gene encoding amphiphysin isoform X2, which produces MAESKGALIAKTVQKHAGRAKEKFLQNLGKVDRTADDIFDEHLQNFTRQQNSATRLQKEFNNYIRCVRAVQAASKTLMDSLNEIYESQWTGHDLLYVQAQNLDMLWQDFTHKLADQVLVPLNTYQSQFPEMRKKIDKRGRKLVDYDGQRHNFQSLQCNPKKRDELKVTRGKELLEEAKRTYEQLNSELHDELPALYDSRVLFLVTNLQTLFAAEQVFHVESAKVYSELEAIVDKLANESQRGSYTLKKNSEPQSPKSPNANSSLIINTQPPSQNNITAALDEPTAEADDASPTTQLNGNANSNANSNDNSLNNQDASPQNATVPPTKRVEELYDIPVDVEYENGTNLSLGATTENLPPGVLYRVKATYKYSREDVDELSFDVGEIIRVVEYDDPEEQEEGWLMGIKEGTNEKGMFPANFTKTL; this is translated from the exons TTCCTTCAGAATTTGGGCAAGGTCGACAGGACTGCCGACGATATATTCGATGAACACTTGCAAAACTTTACCAGGCAACAGAATTCCGCTACCAGACTTCAGAAGGAATTCAATAATTACATCAGGTGTGTTCGAG CCGTTCAAGCAGCTTCGAAGACCCTCATGGACTCGCTCAACGAGATTTACGAGAGCCAGTGGACCGGTCACGATCTACTCTACGTACAGGCACAGAATTTGGACATGCTGTGGCAAGACTTTACTCACAAACTCGCCGACCAGGTCCTCGTGCCGTTGAATACATATCAGAGCCAATTTCCCGAGATGAGG AAAAAGATTGATAAGCGAGGTAGAAAATTGGTCGATTACGACGGCCAAAGGCATAACTTCCAGTCGTTACAATGTAATCCAAAGAAAAGGGACGAACTGAAGGTGACGCGAGGGAAGGAATTGCTCGAGGAAGCTAAACGTACGTACGAGCAGCTTAACTCGGAACTTCACGACGAATTACCGGCACTTTACGACTCACGAGTTCTCTTCCTTGTTACCAATCTACAAACGTTGTTCGCTGCGGAACAAGTTTTCCACGTTGAAAGCGCCAAG GTTTACTCCGAGCTTGAAGCAATAGTCGACAAATTGGCCAACGAAAGTCAAAGGGGCTCGTACACGTTGAAGAAAAACTCGGAACCACAATCGCCTAAATCACCGAATGCTAACTCCTC GCTGATAATAAACACGCAACCTCCGTCGCAGAACAACATTACAGCGG CTTTAGACGAACCAACGGCTGAAGCCGATGATGCGTCGCCGACAACTCAGCTCAACGGCAATGCCAATAGCAATGCTAATAGCAATGATAATTCCCTCAATAACCAAGATGCGTCCCCGCAAAATGCCACTGTACCGCCCACCAAGAGAGTCGAAGAATTGTACGACATACCAGTCG ACGTGGAATATGAAAATGGTACCAATTTGTCTCTAGGAGCGACAACAGAAAACTTGCCACCGGGCGTTTTGTACAGGGTGAAAGCAACGTACAAGTATAGTCGCGAAGATGTGGACGAATTGTCATTCGACGTTGGGGAAATCATACGAGTCGTCGAATACGATGATCCGGAAGAGCAG GAGGAAGGTTGGCTGATGGGTATCAAGGAGGGCACCAACGAGAAGGGCATGTTTCCGGCAAACTTCACGAAGACGCTGTGA
- the LOC122419374 gene encoding amphiphysin isoform X1 produces MAESKGALIAKTVQKHAGRAKEKFLQNLGKVDRTADDIFDEHLQNFTRQQNSATRLQKEFNNYIRCVRAVQAASKTLMDSLNEIYESQWTGHDLLYVQAQNLDMLWQDFTHKLADQVLVPLNTYQSQFPEMRKKIDKRGRKLVDYDGQRHNFQSLQCNPKKRDELKVTRGKELLEEAKRTYEQLNSELHDELPALYDSRVLFLVTNLQTLFAAEQVFHVESAKVYSELEAIVDKLANESQRGSYTLKKNSEPQSPKSPNANSSLIINTQPPSQNNITAALDEPTAEADDASPTTQLNGNANSNANSNDNSLNNQDASPQNATVPPTKRVEELYDIPVDVEYENGTNLSLGATTENLPPGVLYRVKATYKYSREDVDELSFDVGEIIRVVEYDDPEEQQEEGWLMGIKEGTNEKGMFPANFTKTL; encoded by the exons TTCCTTCAGAATTTGGGCAAGGTCGACAGGACTGCCGACGATATATTCGATGAACACTTGCAAAACTTTACCAGGCAACAGAATTCCGCTACCAGACTTCAGAAGGAATTCAATAATTACATCAGGTGTGTTCGAG CCGTTCAAGCAGCTTCGAAGACCCTCATGGACTCGCTCAACGAGATTTACGAGAGCCAGTGGACCGGTCACGATCTACTCTACGTACAGGCACAGAATTTGGACATGCTGTGGCAAGACTTTACTCACAAACTCGCCGACCAGGTCCTCGTGCCGTTGAATACATATCAGAGCCAATTTCCCGAGATGAGG AAAAAGATTGATAAGCGAGGTAGAAAATTGGTCGATTACGACGGCCAAAGGCATAACTTCCAGTCGTTACAATGTAATCCAAAGAAAAGGGACGAACTGAAGGTGACGCGAGGGAAGGAATTGCTCGAGGAAGCTAAACGTACGTACGAGCAGCTTAACTCGGAACTTCACGACGAATTACCGGCACTTTACGACTCACGAGTTCTCTTCCTTGTTACCAATCTACAAACGTTGTTCGCTGCGGAACAAGTTTTCCACGTTGAAAGCGCCAAG GTTTACTCCGAGCTTGAAGCAATAGTCGACAAATTGGCCAACGAAAGTCAAAGGGGCTCGTACACGTTGAAGAAAAACTCGGAACCACAATCGCCTAAATCACCGAATGCTAACTCCTC GCTGATAATAAACACGCAACCTCCGTCGCAGAACAACATTACAGCGG CTTTAGACGAACCAACGGCTGAAGCCGATGATGCGTCGCCGACAACTCAGCTCAACGGCAATGCCAATAGCAATGCTAATAGCAATGATAATTCCCTCAATAACCAAGATGCGTCCCCGCAAAATGCCACTGTACCGCCCACCAAGAGAGTCGAAGAATTGTACGACATACCAGTCG ACGTGGAATATGAAAATGGTACCAATTTGTCTCTAGGAGCGACAACAGAAAACTTGCCACCGGGCGTTTTGTACAGGGTGAAAGCAACGTACAAGTATAGTCGCGAAGATGTGGACGAATTGTCATTCGACGTTGGGGAAATCATACGAGTCGTCGAATACGATGATCCGGAAGAGCAG CAGGAGGAAGGTTGGCTGATGGGTATCAAGGAGGGCACCAACGAGAAGGGCATGTTTCCGGCAAACTTCACGAAGACGCTGTGA
- the LOC122419374 gene encoding myc box-dependent-interacting protein 1 isoform X5, protein MAESKGALIAKTVQKHAGRAKEKFLQNLGKVDRTADDIFDEHLQNFTRQQNSATRLQKEFNNYIRCVRAVQAASKTLMDSLNEIYESQWTGHDLLYVQAQNLDMLWQDFTHKLADQVLVPLNTYQSQFPEMRKKIDKRGRKLVDYDGQRHNFQSLQCNPKKRDELKVTRGKELLEEAKRTYEQLNSELHDELPALYDSRVLFLVTNLQTLFAAEQVFHVESAKVYSELEAIVDKLANESQRGSYTLKKNSEPQSPKSPNANSSLIINTQPPSQNNITADVEYENGTNLSLGATTENLPPGVLYRVKATYKYSREDVDELSFDVGEIIRVVEYDDPEEQQEEGWLMGIKEGTNEKGMFPANFTKTL, encoded by the exons TTCCTTCAGAATTTGGGCAAGGTCGACAGGACTGCCGACGATATATTCGATGAACACTTGCAAAACTTTACCAGGCAACAGAATTCCGCTACCAGACTTCAGAAGGAATTCAATAATTACATCAGGTGTGTTCGAG CCGTTCAAGCAGCTTCGAAGACCCTCATGGACTCGCTCAACGAGATTTACGAGAGCCAGTGGACCGGTCACGATCTACTCTACGTACAGGCACAGAATTTGGACATGCTGTGGCAAGACTTTACTCACAAACTCGCCGACCAGGTCCTCGTGCCGTTGAATACATATCAGAGCCAATTTCCCGAGATGAGG AAAAAGATTGATAAGCGAGGTAGAAAATTGGTCGATTACGACGGCCAAAGGCATAACTTCCAGTCGTTACAATGTAATCCAAAGAAAAGGGACGAACTGAAGGTGACGCGAGGGAAGGAATTGCTCGAGGAAGCTAAACGTACGTACGAGCAGCTTAACTCGGAACTTCACGACGAATTACCGGCACTTTACGACTCACGAGTTCTCTTCCTTGTTACCAATCTACAAACGTTGTTCGCTGCGGAACAAGTTTTCCACGTTGAAAGCGCCAAG GTTTACTCCGAGCTTGAAGCAATAGTCGACAAATTGGCCAACGAAAGTCAAAGGGGCTCGTACACGTTGAAGAAAAACTCGGAACCACAATCGCCTAAATCACCGAATGCTAACTCCTC GCTGATAATAAACACGCAACCTCCGTCGCAGAACAACATTACAGCGG ACGTGGAATATGAAAATGGTACCAATTTGTCTCTAGGAGCGACAACAGAAAACTTGCCACCGGGCGTTTTGTACAGGGTGAAAGCAACGTACAAGTATAGTCGCGAAGATGTGGACGAATTGTCATTCGACGTTGGGGAAATCATACGAGTCGTCGAATACGATGATCCGGAAGAGCAG CAGGAGGAAGGTTGGCTGATGGGTATCAAGGAGGGCACCAACGAGAAGGGCATGTTTCCGGCAAACTTCACGAAGACGCTGTGA
- the LOC122419374 gene encoding amphiphysin isoform X4 has product MAESKGALIAKTVQKHAGRAKEKFLQNLGKVDRTADDIFDEHLQNFTRQQNSATRLQKEFNNYIRCVRAVQAASKTLMDSLNEIYESQWTGHDLLYVQAQNLDMLWQDFTHKLADQVLVPLNTYQSQFPEMRKKIDKRGRKLVDYDGQRHNFQSLQCNPKKRDELKVTRGKELLEEAKRTYEQLNSELHDELPALYDSRVLFLVTNLQTLFAAEQVFHVESAKVYSELEAIVDKLANESQRGSYTLKKNSEPQSPKSPNANSSLIINTQPPSQNNITAALDEPTAEADDASPTTQLNGNANSNANSNDNSLNNQDASPQNATVPPTKRVEELYDIPVGATTENLPPGVLYRVKATYKYSREDVDELSFDVGEIIRVVEYDDPEEQEEGWLMGIKEGTNEKGMFPANFTKTL; this is encoded by the exons TTCCTTCAGAATTTGGGCAAGGTCGACAGGACTGCCGACGATATATTCGATGAACACTTGCAAAACTTTACCAGGCAACAGAATTCCGCTACCAGACTTCAGAAGGAATTCAATAATTACATCAGGTGTGTTCGAG CCGTTCAAGCAGCTTCGAAGACCCTCATGGACTCGCTCAACGAGATTTACGAGAGCCAGTGGACCGGTCACGATCTACTCTACGTACAGGCACAGAATTTGGACATGCTGTGGCAAGACTTTACTCACAAACTCGCCGACCAGGTCCTCGTGCCGTTGAATACATATCAGAGCCAATTTCCCGAGATGAGG AAAAAGATTGATAAGCGAGGTAGAAAATTGGTCGATTACGACGGCCAAAGGCATAACTTCCAGTCGTTACAATGTAATCCAAAGAAAAGGGACGAACTGAAGGTGACGCGAGGGAAGGAATTGCTCGAGGAAGCTAAACGTACGTACGAGCAGCTTAACTCGGAACTTCACGACGAATTACCGGCACTTTACGACTCACGAGTTCTCTTCCTTGTTACCAATCTACAAACGTTGTTCGCTGCGGAACAAGTTTTCCACGTTGAAAGCGCCAAG GTTTACTCCGAGCTTGAAGCAATAGTCGACAAATTGGCCAACGAAAGTCAAAGGGGCTCGTACACGTTGAAGAAAAACTCGGAACCACAATCGCCTAAATCACCGAATGCTAACTCCTC GCTGATAATAAACACGCAACCTCCGTCGCAGAACAACATTACAGCGG CTTTAGACGAACCAACGGCTGAAGCCGATGATGCGTCGCCGACAACTCAGCTCAACGGCAATGCCAATAGCAATGCTAATAGCAATGATAATTCCCTCAATAACCAAGATGCGTCCCCGCAAAATGCCACTGTACCGCCCACCAAGAGAGTCGAAGAATTGTACGACATACCAGTCG GAGCGACAACAGAAAACTTGCCACCGGGCGTTTTGTACAGGGTGAAAGCAACGTACAAGTATAGTCGCGAAGATGTGGACGAATTGTCATTCGACGTTGGGGAAATCATACGAGTCGTCGAATACGATGATCCGGAAGAGCAG GAGGAAGGTTGGCTGATGGGTATCAAGGAGGGCACCAACGAGAAGGGCATGTTTCCGGCAAACTTCACGAAGACGCTGTGA
- the LOC122419374 gene encoding amphiphysin isoform X3, which translates to MAESKGALIAKTVQKHAGRAKEKFLQNLGKVDRTADDIFDEHLQNFTRQQNSATRLQKEFNNYIRCVRAVQAASKTLMDSLNEIYESQWTGHDLLYVQAQNLDMLWQDFTHKLADQVLVPLNTYQSQFPEMRKKIDKRGRKLVDYDGQRHNFQSLQCNPKKRDELKVTRGKELLEEAKRTYEQLNSELHDELPALYDSRVLFLVTNLQTLFAAEQVFHVESAKVYSELEAIVDKLANESQRGSYTLKKNSEPQSPKSPNANSSLIINTQPPSQNNITAALDEPTAEADDASPTTQLNGNANSNANSNDNSLNNQDASPQNATVPPTKRVEELYDIPVGATTENLPPGVLYRVKATYKYSREDVDELSFDVGEIIRVVEYDDPEEQQEEGWLMGIKEGTNEKGMFPANFTKTL; encoded by the exons TTCCTTCAGAATTTGGGCAAGGTCGACAGGACTGCCGACGATATATTCGATGAACACTTGCAAAACTTTACCAGGCAACAGAATTCCGCTACCAGACTTCAGAAGGAATTCAATAATTACATCAGGTGTGTTCGAG CCGTTCAAGCAGCTTCGAAGACCCTCATGGACTCGCTCAACGAGATTTACGAGAGCCAGTGGACCGGTCACGATCTACTCTACGTACAGGCACAGAATTTGGACATGCTGTGGCAAGACTTTACTCACAAACTCGCCGACCAGGTCCTCGTGCCGTTGAATACATATCAGAGCCAATTTCCCGAGATGAGG AAAAAGATTGATAAGCGAGGTAGAAAATTGGTCGATTACGACGGCCAAAGGCATAACTTCCAGTCGTTACAATGTAATCCAAAGAAAAGGGACGAACTGAAGGTGACGCGAGGGAAGGAATTGCTCGAGGAAGCTAAACGTACGTACGAGCAGCTTAACTCGGAACTTCACGACGAATTACCGGCACTTTACGACTCACGAGTTCTCTTCCTTGTTACCAATCTACAAACGTTGTTCGCTGCGGAACAAGTTTTCCACGTTGAAAGCGCCAAG GTTTACTCCGAGCTTGAAGCAATAGTCGACAAATTGGCCAACGAAAGTCAAAGGGGCTCGTACACGTTGAAGAAAAACTCGGAACCACAATCGCCTAAATCACCGAATGCTAACTCCTC GCTGATAATAAACACGCAACCTCCGTCGCAGAACAACATTACAGCGG CTTTAGACGAACCAACGGCTGAAGCCGATGATGCGTCGCCGACAACTCAGCTCAACGGCAATGCCAATAGCAATGCTAATAGCAATGATAATTCCCTCAATAACCAAGATGCGTCCCCGCAAAATGCCACTGTACCGCCCACCAAGAGAGTCGAAGAATTGTACGACATACCAGTCG GAGCGACAACAGAAAACTTGCCACCGGGCGTTTTGTACAGGGTGAAAGCAACGTACAAGTATAGTCGCGAAGATGTGGACGAATTGTCATTCGACGTTGGGGAAATCATACGAGTCGTCGAATACGATGATCCGGAAGAGCAG CAGGAGGAAGGTTGGCTGATGGGTATCAAGGAGGGCACCAACGAGAAGGGCATGTTTCCGGCAAACTTCACGAAGACGCTGTGA
- the LOC122419374 gene encoding amphiphysin isoform X6, producing the protein MAESKGALIAKTVQKHAGRAKEKFLQNLGKVDRTADDIFDEHLQNFTRQQNSATRLQKEFNNYIRCVRAVQAASKTLMDSLNEIYESQWTGHDLLYVQAQNLDMLWQDFTHKLADQVLVPLNTYQSQFPEMRKKIDKRGRKLVDYDGQRHNFQSLQCNPKKRDELKVTRGKELLEEAKRTYEQLNSELHDELPALYDSRVLFLVTNLQTLFAAEQVFHVESAKVYSELEAIVDKLANESQRGSYTLKKNSEPQSPKSPNANSSLIINTQPPSQNNITAGATTENLPPGVLYRVKATYKYSREDVDELSFDVGEIIRVVEYDDPEEQQEEGWLMGIKEGTNEKGMFPANFTKTL; encoded by the exons TTCCTTCAGAATTTGGGCAAGGTCGACAGGACTGCCGACGATATATTCGATGAACACTTGCAAAACTTTACCAGGCAACAGAATTCCGCTACCAGACTTCAGAAGGAATTCAATAATTACATCAGGTGTGTTCGAG CCGTTCAAGCAGCTTCGAAGACCCTCATGGACTCGCTCAACGAGATTTACGAGAGCCAGTGGACCGGTCACGATCTACTCTACGTACAGGCACAGAATTTGGACATGCTGTGGCAAGACTTTACTCACAAACTCGCCGACCAGGTCCTCGTGCCGTTGAATACATATCAGAGCCAATTTCCCGAGATGAGG AAAAAGATTGATAAGCGAGGTAGAAAATTGGTCGATTACGACGGCCAAAGGCATAACTTCCAGTCGTTACAATGTAATCCAAAGAAAAGGGACGAACTGAAGGTGACGCGAGGGAAGGAATTGCTCGAGGAAGCTAAACGTACGTACGAGCAGCTTAACTCGGAACTTCACGACGAATTACCGGCACTTTACGACTCACGAGTTCTCTTCCTTGTTACCAATCTACAAACGTTGTTCGCTGCGGAACAAGTTTTCCACGTTGAAAGCGCCAAG GTTTACTCCGAGCTTGAAGCAATAGTCGACAAATTGGCCAACGAAAGTCAAAGGGGCTCGTACACGTTGAAGAAAAACTCGGAACCACAATCGCCTAAATCACCGAATGCTAACTCCTC GCTGATAATAAACACGCAACCTCCGTCGCAGAACAACATTACAGCGG GAGCGACAACAGAAAACTTGCCACCGGGCGTTTTGTACAGGGTGAAAGCAACGTACAAGTATAGTCGCGAAGATGTGGACGAATTGTCATTCGACGTTGGGGAAATCATACGAGTCGTCGAATACGATGATCCGGAAGAGCAG CAGGAGGAAGGTTGGCTGATGGGTATCAAGGAGGGCACCAACGAGAAGGGCATGTTTCCGGCAAACTTCACGAAGACGCTGTGA
- the LOC122419379 gene encoding uncharacterized protein, with product MEICAKNVSASERLQTIIDENRARREDFSIAARNFKNLLDNSRLSVSQMDKLHRQYERILMGYRESRRALDIELPKIVRTRLGAIGHSFRMIGDFYSDSEHSRQTAHFFKLISGNLCPEEPVSDRVTCKDVPREMCQKCKVNPVD from the exons ATGGAAATTTGTGCGAAAAATGTCTCGGCCTCGGAACGACTTCAGACTATAATCGACGAGAATCGAGCTAGGAGAGAGGATTTTTCAATTGCTgcacgaaattttaaaaatttacttGATAATTCGAGACTCTCGGTGTCCCAAATGGACAAATTGCACAGACAGTATGAGCGGATATTGATGGGCTATCGGGAAAGTCGACGAGCTCTGGATATCGAGCTTCCAAAAATCGTGAGAAC TAGACTCGGAGCTATTGGACACAGTTTTCGAATGATTGGTGACTTTTACAGTGACTCCGAACACAGTAGACAGActgcacattttttcaaactgatTAGTGGAAACTTGTGTCCTGAGGAACCag TGTCTGACCGTGTAACGTGCAAGGATGTTCCACGCGAAATGTGTCAGAAGTGCAAAGTAAATCCAGTCGATTAA